In Topomyia yanbarensis strain Yona2022 chromosome 2, ASM3024719v1, whole genome shotgun sequence, one DNA window encodes the following:
- the LOC131685846 gene encoding 5-oxoprolinase codes for MATGKYNFAIDRGGTFTDVLCITPNGSIRTLKLLSEDPANYPDAPTEGIRRILEQETGGSSTAQGLVNTELIGWVRMGTTVATNALLERAGDPVALVVNRGFRDLLQIGNQARPSIFQLNIQKPSNLYQQVIEIDCRLVPAQHGICQLEHNWTELQGASDSCYLEMDPIDEDQIRAKLVEVFDKGITSLAVVLAHSYACPTHELLVGAIADQIGFRHVTLSHKAMPMCRLVARGFTACAEAYLTPHVERYLAGFRAGFKDQLQGVDVLFMQSDGGLTRMENFRGARAILSGPAGGVVGYAVTGSRDSEQQPLIGFDMGGTSTDVSRFAGTYDHVIESTTAGVTIQAPQLDINTVAAGGGSRLFFRSGLFVVGPESAGAHPGPTCYKKGGPLTVTDANLILGRLLPEYFPKIFGPNENEALDYMATKEAFTVLREDINRHLLESGSGERPLTLQEIAMGFIRVANEAMCRPIRAITQARGLDTSKHVLACFGGAGGQHACSIAKELGMSKVLVHKYAGILSAYGMALADVVYEIQEPSGVVLNEANRFAIQATLDELSLVCRDNLTEQGFSDDAIVLEPFLHLRYEGTDCALMCAPDKVISNQENYIYRYGDFEKTFVNRYKDEFGFVLEHRKIIVDDIRVRGSGKSAVYEESDIRDADVPLYPEKTTTTFFEEGSLVTPVYDCSKLRNGHTIQGPAILIDKLSTIVIEPDCQAVVTSKGDLIIEIASGNGNKRIDDRLDAVQLSIFNHRFMSIAEQMGRVLQRTAISTNIKERLDFSCALFGPDGGLVSNAPHIPVHLGAMQETVQYQIEVRGDTLKPGDVLLSNHPQAGGSHLPDLTVITPVFYPEIQKPVFFVASRGHHADIGGITPGSMPPHSKSLSQEGAAFKSFLLVDGGVFAEDQITKRLVTPTRAPGATGTRNLSDNLSDLKAQIAANQKGIQLVAELIDSYGLNVVQAYMGYMQQNAELAVRDMLKDIAKEAKLRTGSTILQAEESMDDGTPISLQVTIDEEKGSAICDFNGSGYEVYGNCNAPHAITLSAMIYCLRCMVGHDVPLNQGCLAPIRVVIPKNSILDPSDDAAVVGGNVLTSQRIVDTVFKAFGTCAASQGCMNNVTIGDENWGYYETVAGGSGAGPGWHGTGGVHTHMTNTRITDPEILELRYPIILKKFSLRDDQSGGTGLYTGGEGVHRELLFRKPMTLSVLTERRALAPYGMAGGGQGKKGLNLLLKKDRIINLGSKTSVAVDTGDIFSMKTPGGGGYGRPSSSAFPLLDLVDDDPSKMFVERGSVFEFRIAQESV; via the exons AACATCCAGAAACCCTCCAACCTATACCAGCAAGTGATCGAAATAGACTGTCGCCTAGTTCCCGCCCAGCATGGCATTTGCCAATTGGAGCACAACTGGACTGAACTTCAGGGTGCCTCCGATTCATGCTACCTGGAGATGGATCCAATCGATGAGGACCAAATACGTGCCAAACTAGTGGAAGTGTTCGACAAAGGAATTACCTCCCTAGCTGTAGTTTTAGCGCATAGCTACGCTTGTCCGACTCACGAGCTGCTGGTTGGTGCCATAGCAGATCAGATCGGTTTCAGACATGTGACTCTGTCCCACAAAGCGATGCCGATGTGTCGATTGGTGGCTCGTGGCTTTACTGCTTGCGCCGAGGCGTATTTAACACCACATGTCGAGCGATATCTGGCAGGTTTTAGAGCTGGCTTCAAGGATCAACTACAGGGTGTCGATGTACTGTTTATGCAAAGCGACGGAGGACTGACGAGGATGGAGAATTTTCGAGGAGCGCGAGCGATTCTCAGTGGACCGGCTGGTGGTGTGGTTGGATATGCAGTGACTGGATCGAGAGATTCCGAACAGCAGCCACTTATCGGATTCGATATGGGTGGGACTTCAACTGACGTTTCAAGGTTTGCGGGAACCTATGACCATGTAATAGAGTCCACGACCGCTGGGGTTACCATTCAGGCGCCACAGCTAGATATCAACACAGTTGCCGCTGGTGGAGGATCACGACTATTCTTTCGATCAGGGTTGTTCGTGGTAGGCCCGGAATCGGCAGGTGCCCATCCAGGGCCTACATGTTACAAAAAAGGTGGTCCGCTGACGGTTACTGATGCCAATTTGATCCTGGGGCGATTGTTACCGGAGTACTTCCCGAAGATTTTCGGTCCAAATGAAAATGAAGCCCTGGACTACATGGCTACGAAGGAAGCATTCACCGTTCTACGGGAGGACATCAATCGGCATTTACTGGAGTCGGGCAGTGGAGAGAGACCGTTGACGCTGCAGGAGATCGCAATGGGATTCATTCGAGTAGCAAACGAAGCCATGTGTCGACCGATCAGAGCCATCACCCAAGCTCGTGGATTGGACACTTCCAAGCATGTTTTAGCTTGTTTCGGAGGAGCCGGCGGTCAACATGCGTGTAGTATTGCGAAAGAGCTTGGCATGAGCAAGGTTTTGGTGCACAAATACGCCGGAATATTGTCCGCATATGGAATGGCGTTGGCGGACGTGGTATATGAAATTCAGGAACCCTCAGGTGTAGTACTGAATGAGGCGAACCGTTTTGCTATCCAAGCAACACTAGATGAACTATCACTGGTATGTAGAGACAATTTAACGGAACAGGGATTCTCGGATGATGCAATAGTTCTGGAACCGTTTCTTCACTTGCGATACGAAGGAACCGATTGTGCTCTGATGTGCGCACCGGACAAAGTTATCAGTAATCAAGAGAATTACATATACAGATATGGAGACTTCGAAAAAACGTTTGTCAACCGTTACAAGGACGAGTTTGGATTTGTTCTAGAGCATAGGAAGATCATTGTAGACGACATACGAGTTCGTGGTTCGGGAAAGTCTGCGGTTTACGAGGAATCGGATATTCGCGATGCAGATGTACCGTTATATCCGGAAAAGACCACAACCACTTTTTTCGAAGAAGGGTCGCTGGTTACTCCGGTGTATGATTGCTCCAAGCTACGCAACGGACACACAATCCAAGGTCCAGCGATTTTGATCGACAAGCTATCAACCATAGTCATAGAACCAGACTGTCAAGCAGTGGTAACGTCAAAAGGAGATTTGATCATTGAAATCGCGTCAGGAAATGGAAACAAAAGAATCGATGACCGCTTAGACGCGGTGCAGTTGAGCATTTTTAATCATCGTTTCATGAGTATTGCAGAGCAAATGGGTCGCGTCCTTCAGCGTACGGCTATTTCGACCAATATCAAAGAACGATTGGATTTCTCCTGTGCTCTTTTTGGTCCGGACGGTGGTCTGGTAAGCAATGCGCCCCATATACCGGTACATTTAGGTGCGATGCAGGAAACCGTCCAGTATCAAATCGAAGTTCGTGGAGATACTTTGAAACCAGGGGATGTTCTACTCTCCAATCATCCTCAAGCTGGTGGATCTCATCTTCCCGATCTGACGGTTATAACACCTGTCTTTTATCCAGAGATCCAGAAGCCTGTATTTTTCGTAGCTTCGCGCGGTCATCACGCAGATATTGGAGGAATAACACCGGGTTCGATGCCACCACATTCAAAATCTTTATCACAGGAGGGAGCTGCCTTCAAATCTTTTCTACTAGTCGACGGAGGGGTGTTTGCAGAGGATCAAATCACCAAACGACTTGTGACGCCAACTCGTGCACCTGGAGCTACCGGTACAAGAAATTTGTCTGATAATTTGTCCGATTTGAAAGCACAAATAGCTGCAAACCAGAAGGGCATTCAGCTGGTAGCAGAACTGATAGACAGCTATGGGCTGAACGTTGTCCAAGCATACATGGGATACATGCAACAGAACGCCGAGTTGGCTGTCCGGGACATGCTCAAAGATATTGCCAAAGAAGCTAAGTTAAG AACCGGTTCAACAATTCTGCAAGCAGAAGAAAGTATGGATGACGGAACACCGATAAGCTTGCAGGTTACAATCGATGAGGAGAAAGGATCTGCAATTTGTGATTTTAA CGGCTCCGGTTATGAGGTGTACGGCAACTGCAATGCCCCCCATGCCATTACATTGTCGGCAATGATTTACTGTCTCCGTTGTATGGTTGGCCATGACGTTCCACTGAACCAGGGCTGTTTGGCCCCGATACGTGTTGTTATACCGAAAAATTCCATACTGGATCCATCCGACGATGCCGCTGTGGTAGGTGGAAACGTTTTAACTTCTCAGCGCATCGTGGATACAGTTTTCAAGGCGTTCGGGACTTGTGCTGCCTCTCAGGGTTGCATGAATAACGTCACAATCGGGGATGAGAATTGGGGATACTATGAAACGGTAGCCGGCGGAAGTGGAGCTGGACCGGGATGGCACGGAACAGGAGGTGTTCATACGCACATGACCAACACTAGAATTACAGATCCGGAAATCTTGGAACTGCGTTATCCCATCATTTTGAAGAAGTTTTCATTGAGAGACGACCAATCTGGCGGGACTGGTTTGTACACAGGTGGTGAAGGGGTTCATCGGGAGTTACTCTTTCGAAAACCGATGACTCTTTCGGTTTTGACTGAAAGACGAGCACTGGCTCCATACGGAATGGCAGGAGGGGGGCAAGGCAAAAAGGGATTAAACTTGCTCTTGAAAAAAGATAGAATTATCAACTTGGGAAGCAAAACATCAGTTGCAGTGGACACTGGA GATATATTTTCGATGAAAACACCGGGTGGAGGTGGCTACGGACGTCCGTCTTCGAGTGCTTTTCCCCTGCTAGATCTAGTCGATGATGACCCATCGAAGATGTTCGTTGAGCGCGGTAGCGTTTTTGAGTTTCGAATAGCTCAAGAGTCGGTTTGA